Proteins found in one Takifugu rubripes chromosome 15, fTakRub1.2, whole genome shotgun sequence genomic segment:
- the LOC115252683 gene encoding E3 ubiquitin-protein ligase RNF43 gives MQYHPLSLCNTSEDERQESDFITIVKLEQRVPRCLPLLDKARMALDKGAQAVIFDVSDDADAAAELREADSLPRPVVMVESDDAEELMALVNKNEEAVVRIEIMVNPPRWPHYDMGIVLTIVLAVLTIVLIFALRYKCRSSRTWDSVHQQTRQAISRLETKTYNSQGCSGPHHQRVPWGSASSSNSSPVCAICLEEFQDGQHLRIISCAHEFHKDCVDPWLLQHRTCPLCMHNIMGTERQAQRFRLQQSSEQSQGFLHHHPYSGPRNHHFPQHAVPFSLRPQYPCGPSGPYPDLGHYNGSSPRDDQTLQFLASRPFGSSCGYHRPAEGPGRPQMFGGNCRTSSHHYGPRRSCHTYRSSCPAQRSASSSRLYHGPSVGPQPRRMLGHGRQGEGSCSGGSYHTERSGYLADGPASDSSSGPCHGSSSDSVLNCTDVSLQGVYGSWSTFRSSLSSDYDPFVYYGPGNGHSAARRSSLDTCAQTRPRSLDSVENKAVCPEEQQPQTVFNHIHYHRHRHHHYEEEEHSQSPARGSEEELGATAAAPAALSLDKDSPEHSPCLCPNPDPTDRPSPGTDCQDRDPSRPAGPSVKVSPVPLQIPPHCCHRGHGHPPSARTGSCVVDGPSVCFHQGLDLQEDRSIHIHYGQSPGFCCPQPELHRALLPVPLLLDSGMEDCSYCTGAHVVWQKRVPQAHSDPQLLGPGGPRDRPVCMFHPGHAADRSTDLCLYCQALHHSQGSEEESGV, from the exons GCTCGCATGGCTTTGGACAAAGGAGCCCAAGCTGTCATCTTCGACGTCAGCGATGATGCCGACGCTGCCGCTGAG CTGCGGGAGGCCGACTCCCTCCCCCGGCCCGTCGTGATGGTGGAGTCTGACGATGCGGAGGAGCTGATGGCTCTGGTCAACAAGAACGAGGAGGCCGTCGTTCGGATCGAGATCATGGTGAATCCACCACGATGG CCACACTACGACATGGGCATCGTCCTCACCATCGTCCTGGCCGTCCTCACCATTGTCCTCATCTTCGCTCTACGTTACAAgtgcaggtccagcagaacctgg GACTCGGTTCACCAACAGACCAGGCAGGCCATCAGCCGCCTGGAGACTAAGACCTACAACTCTCAGGGCTGCTCAGGCCCCCATCACCAGCGGGTCCCCTGGGGGTCCGCCAGCAGCTCCAACTCAAGTCCGGTCTGCGCTATCTGCCTGGAGGAGTTCCAGGACGGCCAG CACTTGAGGATTATATCGTGCGCTCATGAGTTCCATAAAGACTGCGTGGAcccctggctgctgcagcaccgCACCTGCCCCCTCTGCATGCACAACATCATGG GGACCGAGCGGCAGGCCCAGAGGTTCAGACTGCAGCAGAGTTCCGAGCAAAGCCAGGGCTTTCTCCACCATCATCCTTACAGTGGCCCGAGGAACCACCACTTCCCTCAGCATGCTGTCCCCTTCTCTCTAAGGCCCCAGTATCCTTGTGGACCTTCTGGACCCTATCCTGATCTGGGCCACTACAATGGCTCTTCTCCAAGGGATGACCAAACTCTTCAATTCCTGGCTAGCAGACCGTTCGGCTCTAGCTGTGGGTATCACCGACCCGCAGAGGGTCCCGGGAGGCCCCAGATGTTTGGAGGTAACTGCAGGACCTCTTCCCACCACTACGGCCCACGTCGGTCCTGCCACACCTATCGATCGTCCTGTCCCGCCCAGCGCAGTGCGTCCAGCTCAAGGCTCTACCACGGACCTTCAGTGGGGCCCCAGCCCCGTAGGATGCTGGGCCATGGCCGACAGGGGGAGGGGAGCTGCTCAGGTGGCAGCTACCACACAGAACGCAGTGGGTACCTGGCTGATGGGCCAGCGAGTGACTCCAGCTCAGGGCCGTGTCACGGTTCCTCCAGTGACTCGGTTCTCAATTGTACTGACGTATCTCTGCAGGGGGTCTATGGTAGCTGGTCCACCTTCCGCAGCTCTTTGAGTAGTGATTATGATCCGTTTGTTTACTACGGGCCCGGGAACGGACATTCTGCCGCCCGCAGAAGTAGCTTGGACACATGTGCCCAGACCCGGCCCAGGTCTCTGGATTCTGTGGAGAACAAAGCGGTCTgccctgaggagcagcagccccagACTGTGTTCAACCACATTCACTACCACCGCCACAGACATCACCactatgaggaggaggagcacagcCAGAGTCCTGCGAGAGGTTCTGAGGAGGAGTTAGGAGCTACTGcggcagctccagctgctctcagcTTAGACAAAGACTCCCCGGAACACAGTCCCTGTCTGTGCCCTAATCCAGACCCAACGGATCGACCAAGTCCTGGGACAGACTGTCAGGACCGTGATCCGAGCAGGCCGGCAGGACCTTCAGTTAAAGTGTCCCCCGTCCCTTTACAGATTCCACCCCACTGCTGCCACCGGGGCCACGGACACCCTCCCTCTGCTCGGACAGGGAGCTGTGTGGTGGACGGCCCTTCTGTCTGCTTCCACCAGGgactggacctgcaggaggaccgCAGCATCCACATCCACTATGGTCAGAGTCCAGGTTTCTGCTGCCCCCAGCCGGAGCTGCACCGGGCCCTGCTGCCTGTCCCTCTTCTTCTGGACTCAGGAATGGAGGACTGCTCCTATTGTACCGGGGCCCATGTGGTGTGGCAAAAGCGGGTGCCCCAGGCCCACTCTGACCCCCAGCTCCTGGGGCCCGGGGGGCCCCGGGACAGGCCGGTGTGCATGTTCCACCCTGGTCACGCTGCTGACCGCAGCACAGACCTCTGTTTGTACTGTCAAGCCTTACATCACAGTCAGG GATCAGAAGAAGAATCTGGTGTGTGA
- the LOC115252716 gene encoding 4-hydroxyphenylpyruvate dioxygenase-like: MVLFWNQRHKRDRSSGPFSLPPLGGFQEASPCTSALLLLCFKLIPNALPPQTARERGAVVVREPWVEQDDHGKVKYAIIQTYGDTTHTLIEYLGPYTGLFLPGYKEPLYKDPLLAKLPPAGLRFIDHIVGNQPDDQMVPVTDWYQKCLLFHRFWSIDDKQIYTDYSSLRSIVVANYEETIKMPINEPAVGKRISQIQEYVDYNGGPGVQHIALNTSNIIEAIVNLRARGMDFLSAPDTYYDDLRQKLKTAKIKVEEDLDVLQKLRILVDFDDKGYLLQIFTKPMQDRPTLFLEVIQRKNHFGFGAGNFKSLFEAIEKDQDARGNLTVLTHQGQTKGFQ, translated from the exons ATGGTCTTGTTCTGGAATCAGAGGCACAAAAGA GACAGGAGCAGCGGGCCGTTCAGCCTGCCACCACTAGGGGGCTTCCAGGAGGCGTCTCCATGCACCAGCGCACTGTTGCTCCTCTGTTTCAAGCTGATCCCAAACGCTCTCCCCCCACAGACGGCCAGGGAGCGAGGAGCCGTGGTGGTCAGGGAGCCCTGGGTGGAGCAGGACGACCACGGGAAGGTCAAGTACGCCATCATTCAAACG TATGGGGACACAACGCACACCCTCATCGAGTACCTCGGCCCCTACACAGGCCTTTTCCTGCCAGGCTACAAAGAGCCTCTGTACAAGGATCCTCTGTTAGCAAAACT GCCCCCCGCAGGCCTGCGCTTTATCGATCACATTGTGGGAAATCAGCCAGATGATCAAATGGTGCCCGTCACAGACTG GTATCAGAAATGTTTGCTGTTCCATCGGTTCTGGTCCATAGACGATAAACAGATCTACACGGATTACAGTTCGCTGAGATCCATCGTCGTGGCTAATTATGAAGAGACCATCAAGATGCCCATCAATGAGCCGGCCGTGGGGAAAAGGATCTCACAAATCCAG GAATACGTGGACTATAACGGAGGACCGGGCGTGCAGCACATCGCCCTCAACACCTCGAACATCATTGAAGCT ATAGTGAACCTGCGTGCCCGAGGGATGGACTTCCTTTCAGCACCTGACACCTACTACGACGACCTGCGGCAGAAGCTCAAAACGGCAAAGatcaaggtggaggaggacctcgATGTTCTACAG aAACTGAGAATCTTGGTTGATTTTGATGACAAGGGCTACCTCCTTCAAATCTTCACCAAACCCATGCAGGACAGGCCAACCCTCTTTCTGGAGGTCATCCAGCGGAAAAACCATTTT GGCTTTGGAGCTGGAAACTTCAAGTCCCTCTTTGAGGCCATTGAGAAGGACCAAGATGCTAGGGGAAACCTCACAGTGCTGACACACCAAGGGCAGACCAAAGGCTTCCAGTGA